One genomic region from Leifsonia poae encodes:
- a CDS encoding DEAD/DEAH box helicase: protein MPEAARSIAGWKAGIAELSRPAAAARTAATTLGLQFELRERLSAPGGRWEAPKSRTVTASRAAATTNGGGGTLRLGVRPVTRSATGNWVRGSLTWTSLPHSLNRLGVGAEQHRWFVQFAALHRSVRDVYVPGDAEWLFLDDFASRLLWPLLAEGEQLGIALVSGKRETSVRLADNARVTIDVTAGETAELRLRPMTVIDDRAHPAGSVGAIDDHGVYAWEFSPEPRFTLAPTTAPLSTEQRRLLGAPDPIDVPAADAGEFLQHYYPRLRRIVEVVSSDDSVTFPEIVPPLLVLTASFAEGDLLDLDWAWETDGEREALPAHPLPADLDQTLGAPPQKKRLSGAAAADFAASVLPALERRSDLRVDVLGARPDYRELTETPRLVVTTVETDKRDWFDLGVLVTVEGRTIPFTPLFTALSKGRDKLLMVDKTYLSLKQPVFDELRLLIIEAGSLDEWETGRLRINRYQAHLWSEFEELADETRQAESWQRTMTGLRSIRAGETLDATPVPETIAATLRPYQVEGFRWLAFLWAHALGGVLADDMGLGKTLQTLALLDHVRETTPAPDRRPFLVVAPTSVVANWAAEAARFAPRLRVTTLTTTLAKGRTTLSDLAAGADVIITSYALFRLDAVAYRAREWAGLILDEAQLIKNRRSKAHQAAVELSTPFKLAITGTPLENDLMDVWSIFHVVSPGLLPSGVRFGDQYLKPLAAGERPDLIRRLRDRVRPLLLRRTKEAVASELPEKQEQVLRVDLAPRHRALYDRFLQRERQKLLGLVEDLDRNRFIVFRSLTLLRMLALDASLLDEQYSDIPSAKLDVLLDELDEVIAGGHRALIFSQFTSLLGRLRARLDERGIRYDYLDGTTRRRPEVIRRFKEGTAPAFLISLKAGGFGLTLTEADYVFLLDPWWNPATEAQAIDRTHRIGQTANVMVYRMIATDTIEEKVLALQDRKARLFDALMDDENAALGAALTADDIRGLLDD from the coding sequence ATGCCCGAGGCCGCCCGTTCGATCGCCGGCTGGAAGGCCGGCATCGCCGAGCTGTCCCGGCCGGCCGCGGCCGCGCGCACCGCGGCGACCACTCTGGGGCTGCAGTTCGAGCTGCGGGAACGGCTCAGCGCTCCCGGCGGGCGCTGGGAGGCTCCGAAATCGCGCACGGTCACCGCATCCCGTGCGGCCGCCACCACGAACGGCGGAGGCGGCACCCTCCGGCTCGGTGTCCGCCCGGTCACCCGCAGCGCCACCGGCAACTGGGTGCGCGGCTCCCTCACCTGGACGAGCCTGCCCCACTCGCTGAACCGTCTTGGCGTCGGCGCGGAACAGCACCGCTGGTTCGTGCAGTTCGCCGCGCTCCACCGCTCCGTGCGCGATGTCTATGTGCCGGGCGACGCCGAATGGCTGTTCCTCGACGACTTCGCCAGCCGCCTCCTCTGGCCGCTGCTGGCCGAGGGCGAACAGCTCGGGATCGCCCTCGTCAGCGGCAAACGCGAGACCTCCGTCCGCCTCGCCGATAACGCGCGGGTGACCATCGATGTCACCGCCGGCGAGACGGCCGAGCTGCGCCTGCGTCCGATGACCGTGATCGACGACCGGGCGCATCCGGCCGGCTCCGTCGGAGCGATCGACGACCACGGGGTCTACGCCTGGGAGTTCTCGCCGGAGCCCCGCTTCACCCTCGCCCCCACCACAGCGCCACTCAGCACCGAGCAGCGGCGGCTCCTCGGCGCACCGGACCCGATCGACGTTCCGGCCGCCGACGCCGGCGAGTTCCTCCAGCACTACTACCCTCGACTGCGGCGGATCGTCGAAGTCGTGAGCTCGGACGACTCGGTGACGTTCCCCGAGATCGTGCCACCCCTGCTGGTGCTCACCGCCTCGTTCGCGGAAGGCGATCTGCTCGACCTGGACTGGGCGTGGGAGACGGACGGCGAGCGGGAGGCACTGCCCGCGCATCCCCTTCCCGCCGACCTCGACCAGACGCTGGGCGCCCCGCCGCAGAAGAAGCGCCTCAGTGGCGCCGCCGCAGCCGACTTCGCCGCGAGCGTGCTCCCCGCGCTCGAACGACGCAGCGACCTCCGAGTGGATGTGCTGGGCGCGCGCCCCGACTATCGCGAGCTGACCGAGACCCCGCGCCTCGTCGTCACCACCGTCGAGACCGACAAGCGCGACTGGTTCGACCTGGGCGTGCTCGTCACGGTGGAAGGGCGCACCATCCCGTTCACACCGCTCTTCACTGCGCTCTCGAAGGGCCGCGACAAGCTGCTGATGGTCGACAAGACCTACCTCTCGCTGAAGCAGCCGGTGTTCGACGAGCTGCGCCTCCTGATCATCGAGGCCGGCTCGCTCGACGAATGGGAGACGGGCCGGCTGCGGATCAACCGCTACCAGGCTCACCTCTGGTCGGAATTCGAAGAGCTCGCCGACGAGACCCGGCAAGCCGAGTCGTGGCAACGCACCATGACCGGGCTGCGCAGCATCAGGGCGGGCGAGACGCTCGACGCGACACCGGTGCCCGAGACGATCGCCGCGACACTGCGCCCCTACCAGGTGGAGGGGTTCCGCTGGCTCGCCTTCCTCTGGGCCCACGCGCTCGGGGGCGTGCTGGCCGACGACATGGGTCTCGGCAAGACGCTGCAGACGCTCGCACTCCTCGACCACGTGCGAGAGACGACCCCGGCCCCCGACCGCCGGCCGTTCCTCGTCGTCGCGCCCACCTCAGTCGTCGCCAACTGGGCGGCCGAGGCGGCGCGATTCGCCCCGCGCCTCAGGGTGACAACGCTGACGACGACCCTGGCGAAAGGGCGCACCACACTGTCCGACCTCGCCGCCGGAGCGGATGTCATCATCACCTCCTACGCGCTGTTCCGCCTCGACGCCGTGGCGTACCGGGCGCGGGAGTGGGCCGGACTCATCCTCGACGAGGCACAGCTGATCAAGAACCGCCGCTCCAAGGCGCACCAGGCCGCGGTGGAGCTGAGCACCCCGTTCAAGTTGGCCATCACCGGCACCCCGCTGGAGAACGACCTGATGGATGTGTGGTCGATCTTTCACGTCGTCTCGCCCGGCCTGCTCCCCAGCGGCGTGCGGTTCGGCGACCAATACCTGAAACCTCTCGCGGCCGGCGAGCGCCCCGACCTCATCCGCCGGCTCCGCGACCGGGTGCGACCGCTGCTGCTGCGACGCACCAAAGAGGCCGTCGCATCCGAACTCCCGGAGAAGCAGGAGCAGGTGCTGCGCGTCGACCTCGCTCCGCGGCATCGGGCGCTCTACGACCGTTTCCTGCAACGCGAACGGCAGAAACTGCTCGGCCTGGTGGAAGACCTCGACCGCAACCGGTTCATCGTGTTCCGCTCGCTCACCCTGCTGCGCATGCTCGCACTCGACGCCTCACTGCTCGACGAGCAGTACAGCGACATCCCGTCGGCCAAACTTGATGTGCTGCTCGACGAACTCGACGAGGTGATCGCCGGTGGGCACCGAGCCCTGATCTTCAGCCAGTTCACCAGCCTCCTCGGCCGGCTCAGAGCCCGCCTCGACGAGCGGGGCATCCGCTATGACTACCTCGACGGCACGACGCGGCGGCGACCCGAGGTCATCCGCCGGTTCAAAGAGGGGACGGCTCCAGCCTTCCTGATCAGCCTGAAAGCCGGCGGATTCGGTCTCACCCTCACTGAGGCCGACTACGTCTTCCTACTCGACCCGTGGTGGAATCCGGCCACCGAGGCCCAGGCGATCGACCGCACGCACCGCATCGGGCAGACCGCGAACGTGATGGTCTATCGAATGATCGCGACCGACACGATCGAGGAGAAGGTCCTCGCGCTCCAAGACCGCAAAGCGCGGCTCTTCGACGCCCTGATGGACGACGAGAACGCCGCCCTCGGTGCGGCACTCACCGCCGATGACATCCGCGGTCTCCTCGACGACTGA
- a CDS encoding NADPH-dependent F420 reductase — MTTVGIIGAGHIGTALARTFIEHGYTVTIANSRGPETLADLVQDLGPAATAATAAEAAAAGDFVVVTVPLKNYRDLPVEPLAGKIVIDTNNYYWERDGHIAELDDGTATVSGLLQAHLPASKVAKGFNHIASGDIQTDGTPTGTENRRALATASDHDEAAELVTRIYDEFGYDTVNVGPLAESWRVERDRPAYVVRQNRAELEENLKKAPRTI, encoded by the coding sequence ATGACAACCGTAGGAATCATCGGAGCCGGCCACATCGGCACAGCGCTCGCCCGCACCTTCATCGAGCACGGGTACACCGTGACCATCGCCAACTCCCGCGGCCCGGAGACGCTGGCCGACCTCGTGCAGGATCTCGGTCCGGCTGCGACCGCCGCGACCGCCGCCGAGGCCGCTGCCGCGGGCGACTTCGTCGTCGTCACCGTTCCCCTCAAGAACTACCGGGACCTCCCCGTCGAGCCGCTGGCCGGGAAGATCGTCATCGACACGAACAACTACTACTGGGAGCGCGACGGCCACATCGCCGAACTCGACGACGGCACCGCCACGGTCTCGGGCCTGCTGCAGGCGCACCTGCCCGCCTCGAAGGTCGCCAAGGGGTTCAACCACATCGCCTCGGGCGACATCCAGACGGATGGCACGCCCACCGGCACCGAAAACCGGCGCGCGCTGGCCACGGCGAGCGATCACGACGAGGCCGCGGAGCTCGTCACCCGCATCTACGACGAGTTCGGCTACGACACCGTGAACGTCGGCCCGCTTGCGGAGAGCTGGCGCGTCGAGCGCGACCGCCCTGCCTACGTGGTGCGACAGAACCGCGCCGAGCTGGAGGAGAACCTCAAGAAGGCCCCCCGCACCATCTAG
- a CDS encoding nucleoside hydrolase: MPETHHVILDTDIGSDVDDALALAQILGTEEIDLLGVTTVYGDVLLRARLARRLASLAGRDIAVHAGIGEPRSGREVWWAGHEGSLHADLETEHVDPLPAVDFLTQTVLARPGEIDVIAIGPLTNIAAAIEVDGFAEAVRHLWIMGGAFTDDEVEHNLRSDVAAAERVFAAGIPTTITGLEVTRRLEIRADQLGRIAGAGPLGASLQADVQQWWDFWNEEWNVPHDPVTVLTMLRPELFAFGPVGRISLVAEGEHEGRSTFHPDPSGSIRVALSVDATAAAESIVAAIIAASPAPAA; the protein is encoded by the coding sequence ATGCCTGAAACACACCACGTCATCCTCGACACCGACATCGGCAGTGACGTCGACGACGCCCTCGCGCTCGCGCAGATCCTCGGCACGGAGGAGATCGACCTCCTCGGCGTGACCACCGTGTACGGGGATGTGCTCCTCCGTGCCCGTCTCGCCCGTCGCCTCGCCTCGCTGGCCGGTCGGGATATCGCCGTGCACGCCGGGATCGGTGAGCCGCGCTCCGGCCGTGAGGTCTGGTGGGCCGGCCACGAGGGGAGTCTCCATGCCGACCTGGAGACCGAGCACGTCGATCCGCTGCCGGCGGTCGACTTCCTCACCCAGACCGTGCTGGCGCGCCCCGGCGAGATCGACGTCATCGCGATCGGGCCGTTGACCAATATCGCGGCCGCGATCGAGGTCGACGGTTTCGCCGAAGCCGTCCGGCATCTCTGGATCATGGGCGGCGCGTTCACCGACGACGAGGTGGAGCACAACCTCCGCAGCGATGTTGCCGCGGCCGAGCGGGTGTTCGCCGCCGGGATCCCCACGACGATCACCGGTCTCGAGGTCACCCGCCGACTCGAGATCCGGGCCGACCAGCTCGGCCGGATCGCCGGGGCCGGGCCGCTCGGTGCCTCCCTGCAAGCCGATGTGCAGCAGTGGTGGGACTTCTGGAACGAGGAATGGAATGTGCCGCACGACCCGGTGACCGTGCTGACGATGCTGCGTCCCGAGCTGTTCGCGTTCGGGCCTGTCGGCCGGATCTCCCTGGTCGCTGAGGGGGAGCACGAAGGTCGCAGCACTTTCCATCCCGACCCCTCCGGCTCGATTCGGGTGGCACTCTCCGTCGACGCCACTGCTGCCGCCGAATCCATCGTCGCCGCCATCATCGCCGCCTCTCCCGCCCCGGCCGCCTAA
- a CDS encoding carbohydrate ABC transporter permease — protein MTTASPARRRSRRRTASYLALTIAAAIVGLLFLLPLWWTLVNSLRPGAETFSYLDPLQWRTFFTVSPTLDNYVSLLSSDLGRAVGNSLFVSIATVILGLVICAMAAFGLAAIPFRGRTAVFSIVILSFLIPFDSIAIPLANLFRDWDLQNTFAGLILPGIGNGMAIFLLRTFFLAIPTELVEAGRLDGLGWWGIFTRIYLPLSRPSLIGAGLTLFLFQWQAYVWPLLMGTDQNHIVGPVALSNLQGQFNVDYGVLFAGSIVLTVIPLAIIVACQRYFIQSVSTTGIK, from the coding sequence ATGACCACGGCCTCACCCGCCCGCCGCCGATCACGGCGCCGGACCGCCTCCTACCTGGCACTCACGATCGCCGCGGCGATCGTCGGGCTGCTCTTCCTGCTGCCCCTGTGGTGGACCCTCGTCAACTCGCTGCGGCCGGGCGCCGAGACGTTCAGCTACCTGGACCCCCTCCAGTGGCGCACTTTCTTCACGGTGAGCCCGACTCTCGATAACTACGTCAGCCTGCTGAGCAGCGATCTCGGCCGGGCAGTGGGCAACTCGCTCTTCGTCAGTATCGCCACCGTGATCCTCGGGCTGGTCATCTGCGCGATGGCCGCGTTCGGATTGGCGGCCATCCCGTTCCGCGGGCGCACGGCCGTCTTCTCGATCGTGATCCTGAGCTTCCTCATCCCGTTCGACTCGATCGCCATCCCGCTGGCGAACCTCTTCCGCGACTGGGATCTGCAGAACACCTTCGCCGGGCTGATCCTGCCGGGCATCGGGAATGGCATGGCCATCTTCCTGCTGCGCACGTTCTTCCTCGCCATCCCGACCGAGTTGGTGGAGGCGGGGCGGCTCGACGGGCTGGGCTGGTGGGGGATCTTCACCAGGATCTACCTCCCACTCTCGCGTCCCTCGCTCATCGGTGCCGGCCTCACGCTGTTCCTGTTCCAATGGCAGGCCTACGTGTGGCCGCTGCTCATGGGGACAGACCAGAACCACATCGTCGGTCCGGTCGCGCTCTCCAATCTGCAGGGCCAGTTCAACGTCGACTACGGCGTGCTGTTCGCCGGGTCGATCGTGCTCACGGTCATCCCGCTGGCGATCATCGTGGCCTGCCAGCGCTACTTCATCCAGTCGGTCAGCACCACCGGCATCAAATAG
- a CDS encoding carbohydrate ABC transporter permease encodes MSVGTQHTGTRVRARSGVTAGGGRRRTVPLRSRPAVVALLFLSPALLSLVVLRLAPAASALWDSLFRQSLLAGGTVFVGVQNYVDLFANADFRNALLVTIVFTILINPIQIAVAFLLAVLYTKRAAGSRVWRSLVILPIAVPPAVSAVIWSVIYRPDGLANSFLRQLGLPAQPFLTSPQQALGSIIVLLSWVGVGYWMLFLIAGINDIPGSYYEAASLDGASAWRQLWSITFPLVRRPLAFVLVADTVSNFLVFAPVQILTKGGPQGSTNLLMYDIYNRAYTLGDLNKAQAEVIILVIVTIAIVALQFRLLRSEDS; translated from the coding sequence ATGAGCGTCGGCACCCAGCACACCGGAACGCGCGTTCGCGCGCGTTCCGGTGTGACGGCCGGCGGCGGGAGGCGACGCACGGTCCCGCTGCGGTCGCGTCCGGCCGTCGTCGCCCTGCTGTTCCTGAGCCCGGCGCTGCTCAGCCTCGTCGTGCTTCGGCTCGCCCCGGCCGCCAGCGCCCTGTGGGACAGCCTGTTCCGGCAAAGCCTGCTGGCCGGCGGAACCGTGTTCGTCGGCGTGCAGAACTACGTGGATCTCTTCGCGAACGCCGACTTCCGCAACGCCCTTCTCGTGACGATCGTCTTCACGATCCTGATCAACCCGATCCAGATCGCGGTGGCCTTCCTCCTCGCGGTGCTCTACACCAAGCGCGCCGCGGGATCCCGGGTCTGGCGATCGCTGGTGATCCTTCCCATCGCCGTTCCGCCGGCCGTCTCCGCGGTCATCTGGAGCGTCATCTACCGCCCGGACGGCCTGGCGAACTCGTTCCTGCGTCAGCTCGGCCTTCCCGCCCAGCCTTTCCTCACCTCGCCGCAGCAGGCGCTGGGCTCGATCATCGTGCTCCTGTCGTGGGTGGGGGTCGGGTACTGGATGCTCTTCCTGATCGCCGGGATCAACGACATCCCGGGCTCGTACTACGAGGCCGCCTCGCTCGACGGCGCCTCGGCCTGGCGGCAGCTGTGGAGCATCACCTTCCCGCTGGTGCGCCGCCCGCTCGCGTTCGTGCTCGTGGCCGACACTGTCTCGAACTTCCTCGTCTTCGCACCCGTGCAGATCCTGACGAAAGGCGGGCCGCAAGGATCGACGAACCTTCTCATGTACGACATCTACAACCGGGCGTACACCCTCGGCGACCTGAACAAGGCGCAGGCGGAGGTCATCATCCTGGTGATCGTCACCATCGCGATCGTCGCCCTCCAGTTCCGGCTGCTGAGGAGCGAAGACTCATGA
- a CDS encoding ABC transporter substrate-binding protein, with amino-acid sequence MRRLSLAAAAVVAASLVLAGCSSAPASTGRSTVQFLGPEDPATFAPVIAGFEKKNPTITVTYTQVPFDQLSSTLQQRLGAKDTTIDVFAVDQPNVSQLAAQGFLEDLSALEPQAKAATSSAQYKINLYKGKMWALSVWNSTQMLFYNKDALSKAGVTAPSADPAQRWTWEQTEAAAKKAQAAGIKNGLLLEQVEAYYQLQPLVESAGGGSGITGKDMLTPDVANAGWKKAMQWYADSFASGLSPRGVGGFQTSPVFTNGDVAFFVGGPWDVGNFAGSATFDWGVAPMPYFEGGKQVTPTGSWSWGINPASKNKDAAKKFLEYAALDPAGNLSTTEKTTIIPANSKAAAEYLPTLEKLGGAKSAGVADLITYEIDHTAVARPVSVGYVQFESVMNKAFADIRNGAPVDARLTQATQQLKDAWSQLR; translated from the coding sequence ATGAGGCGTTTGTCCCTGGCAGCAGCTGCCGTCGTCGCCGCGAGCCTGGTGCTCGCAGGCTGCTCGTCGGCCCCCGCATCCACCGGGCGATCCACGGTGCAGTTCCTGGGTCCGGAAGACCCGGCGACCTTCGCACCGGTGATCGCCGGATTCGAGAAGAAGAACCCGACCATCACGGTCACGTACACCCAGGTTCCGTTCGACCAGCTCAGCAGCACGCTGCAGCAGCGGCTCGGAGCCAAAGACACCACGATCGACGTGTTCGCCGTCGACCAGCCCAACGTCTCCCAGCTCGCCGCCCAAGGATTCCTGGAAGACCTGAGCGCCCTCGAGCCCCAGGCGAAGGCCGCGACGTCGAGCGCCCAGTACAAGATCAACCTCTACAAGGGCAAGATGTGGGCCCTGTCGGTCTGGAACTCGACCCAGATGCTCTTCTACAACAAGGATGCGCTGAGCAAGGCAGGGGTCACCGCACCCTCCGCCGACCCTGCGCAGCGATGGACCTGGGAACAGACCGAAGCGGCCGCGAAAAAGGCGCAGGCTGCGGGGATCAAGAACGGTTTGCTGCTCGAACAGGTCGAGGCCTACTACCAGCTGCAGCCGCTCGTCGAATCCGCCGGCGGCGGCTCCGGCATCACCGGCAAAGACATGCTCACCCCCGATGTGGCCAACGCGGGGTGGAAGAAGGCGATGCAGTGGTATGCCGACTCGTTCGCATCCGGGCTCTCGCCCCGCGGCGTCGGCGGCTTCCAGACCAGCCCCGTCTTCACCAACGGCGATGTCGCCTTCTTCGTCGGCGGGCCGTGGGATGTCGGAAACTTCGCGGGAAGCGCCACGTTCGACTGGGGGGTCGCCCCCATGCCGTACTTCGAAGGCGGCAAGCAGGTCACTCCGACCGGATCGTGGTCGTGGGGCATCAACCCGGCGTCGAAGAACAAGGATGCGGCGAAGAAGTTCCTCGAATACGCGGCGCTCGACCCGGCCGGAAACCTCTCCACCACCGAGAAGACGACGATCATCCCCGCGAACTCGAAGGCCGCGGCCGAGTACCTGCCGACACTGGAGAAGCTCGGCGGCGCCAAGAGTGCCGGGGTCGCCGACCTCATCACCTATGAGATCGACCACACGGCCGTGGCGCGCCCCGTCTCCGTCGGCTACGTGCAGTTCGAGTCCGTGATGAACAAGGCCTTCGCCGACATCCGGAATGGGGCGCCCGTGGATGCCCGGCTGACGCAGGCCACGCAGCAGCTCAAAGACGCCTGGAGCCAGCTGAGATGA
- a CDS encoding LacI family DNA-binding transcriptional regulator, translating to MITGRDVAERAGTSTAVVSYVFNNGPRNVSPATRQRVLDAAAELNYRPNVVAKALSAGRTASIGLIVPDIANSYFGELARAIEDAALDRDNLLLIGDSAMNAEQERLHMASFVDRRVDAVILVSLLDEPDISLFQQAGLPVVVLHPIDETKNVSSLTIDYEKAAHSATAHLLAHGYPSIGLLNGPGDSAGSRQHLRGFTQAMEEAGRPVTHVRSSSISRADAAETALAWLRESEHPRALYATTDEQAFGVLYAAYECGLSVPGDLAVVGFDGTAHSGFAVPPLATVKQPVAAIADRAMTLLVDLGGEETVHELFDFEFVPRASCGC from the coding sequence ATGATCACGGGACGGGATGTGGCCGAGCGGGCGGGAACGTCGACAGCGGTGGTCAGCTATGTGTTCAACAATGGCCCGCGGAACGTCTCACCGGCCACGCGGCAGCGCGTGCTCGATGCCGCCGCGGAGCTCAACTACCGCCCGAACGTCGTGGCCAAAGCCCTGAGCGCCGGCCGCACCGCATCGATCGGCCTCATCGTGCCGGACATCGCGAACTCCTACTTCGGCGAGCTCGCCCGCGCCATCGAAGATGCTGCGCTCGACCGCGACAACCTCCTCCTCATCGGCGACTCGGCGATGAACGCGGAACAGGAGCGACTGCACATGGCGTCCTTCGTCGACCGTCGGGTCGACGCCGTCATCCTCGTCTCGCTGCTGGACGAGCCGGACATCTCACTCTTCCAGCAGGCCGGCCTCCCTGTCGTCGTACTGCACCCCATCGACGAGACCAAGAACGTCTCATCCCTGACCATCGACTACGAGAAGGCCGCCCACAGCGCCACCGCCCACCTCCTGGCACACGGCTACCCGTCGATCGGCCTCCTGAACGGCCCCGGCGACTCGGCCGGATCCCGGCAGCACCTCCGCGGGTTCACCCAGGCGATGGAGGAGGCCGGCCGGCCGGTCACCCACGTCCGCTCGTCGAGCATCTCGCGGGCTGACGCCGCAGAGACGGCCCTCGCCTGGCTGCGCGAGTCGGAGCACCCGCGGGCGCTTTACGCCACGACCGACGAACAGGCCTTCGGAGTGCTCTACGCCGCGTACGAGTGCGGCCTCTCCGTTCCGGGAGACCTCGCCGTCGTCGGCTTCGACGGAACCGCCCACTCCGGTTTCGCCGTCCCCCCGCTCGCCACCGTCAAGCAGCCCGTCGCCGCGATCGCCGACCGCGCGATGACCCTGCTGGTCGATCTCGGCGGCGAGGAGACCGTGCACGAACTGTTCGACTTCGAATTCGTTCCGCGCGCCTCCTGCGGCTGTTAG
- a CDS encoding phosphatase PAP2 family protein: MSTALLAPAGRRADVRGILRPFRHPRAVFVVCVLVALVLLTAAIALSGSAAWSRTELGFDQALSRGHVPALDAVALTIGWVLSPLQGLVLVILVSLGVLWRTRDAMVFLTFALTVAGGWLSSELVKIIVHRARPDYHLLAHPLSTEVNNASFPSGHTCLATALAVGIILLLRGRRSQWIAIAVGAVGAIVVAWSRLYIGAHYPADVVGAVVYTTAVMFAFLAVWTQWLAAPVERLLLRPRSAR; this comes from the coding sequence ATGTCAACTGCGCTTCTCGCGCCGGCCGGGCGCCGCGCCGATGTGCGCGGCATCCTGCGCCCATTCCGGCATCCGCGTGCCGTGTTCGTCGTCTGCGTTCTGGTCGCGCTCGTGCTGCTCACCGCCGCCATCGCACTGTCGGGCTCGGCCGCGTGGTCCCGAACCGAGCTCGGGTTCGACCAGGCGCTCAGCCGTGGCCATGTTCCCGCCCTGGACGCGGTCGCACTCACCATCGGCTGGGTGCTCTCTCCCCTGCAAGGTCTCGTACTCGTGATCCTCGTCTCGCTCGGCGTGCTCTGGCGAACCCGGGATGCGATGGTCTTCCTCACCTTCGCCCTGACGGTCGCCGGCGGCTGGTTGAGCTCCGAACTGGTGAAGATCATCGTGCACCGCGCCCGCCCCGACTACCACCTTCTCGCGCATCCGCTGTCGACGGAGGTGAACAACGCGAGCTTCCCCAGCGGTCACACCTGCCTCGCCACCGCCCTGGCCGTCGGCATCATCCTGCTGCTGCGGGGGCGGCGCTCGCAATGGATCGCCATCGCGGTCGGCGCTGTCGGGGCCATCGTCGTGGCCTGGTCGCGCCTCTACATCGGCGCGCACTACCCCGCGGATGTGGTCGGCGCGGTCGTCTACACGACCGCGGTGATGTTCGCCTTCCTGGCCGTCTGGACCCAGTGGCTCGCCGCGCCGGTGGAGCGCCTGCTCCTGCGGCCGAGGTCTGCTCGCTGA
- a CDS encoding ArsR/SmtB family transcription factor, which produces MDADKQICGRQPDSQYVELAVEVFGMLADATRVRIILALRDQELSVNHLADILDKTPASVSQHLAKLRLARMVSTRQEGTRVFYQLANEHTRQLVSDAIFQAEHTLGGSPRHHHAGAVEREE; this is translated from the coding sequence ATGGATGCAGATAAGCAGATTTGCGGCCGTCAACCGGACAGCCAGTATGTCGAACTCGCGGTCGAAGTCTTCGGGATGCTCGCGGATGCGACCAGGGTGCGGATCATCCTCGCGCTGCGAGACCAGGAGCTCTCGGTGAACCACCTCGCCGACATCCTTGACAAGACCCCCGCCTCCGTCTCCCAGCACCTGGCGAAGCTGCGCCTCGCCCGCATGGTCTCGACCAGGCAGGAAGGCACCCGCGTCTTCTACCAGCTGGCCAACGAACACACGCGACAGCTGGTGTCGGATGCGATCTTCCAGGCCGAGCACACGCTCGGTGGCAGCCCGCGGCACCACCATGCGGGCGCCGTCGAGCGCGAAGAATGA